GAATATCTTTCAGACTATAAATTTATTCAGCAACTAATACTTCCTGAAGTATCAATCAATGAGATAACACAAGTCAATAACTATGAATTTAATAATCAGCAAGTAGACTTTTACTTACCTCAAGCTTTTTTAATAATTGAGATCGATGGTTCCCAACATAAAAATGAGAAACTTAAAGATTTAGAACGGGATACTTACACGTCTAAGTATGGTATTGAAACAGTACGAATAACCACCGAAGATCTCCAGAATAAAACAGCCCAATTCGTTCAGAGTATGGATCAAATAAAAACAAGAATTGAAACGGTCATGATTAAGCAGGATGAAAGAAAAGGTGAGGACAAAGATGCACAGCAATTCACAATAAGATCGTATAAAGAAGCTTTTGAGAAAGGATATAATGTAAATAACAAATACTATCTTGCAACTGCAGTGATCCGCTTTCAGATTCTAATATTGGAACTTCTTGAATATGACAAGCTAAATTTAAATCAAAAGATGTGGAACCTTGAAATAAGAGAACATGATATTGAAAATTTTGAAGAGCTTGCCATTAATGATTTATTTCTTTGGTTTAAACATATTCTCAGACTCCATAAAATTCCATTTGATGAACCTGAGGTAAGAATTATTAGAATAAACGAAAATAAACACTTCTCACAAAGTAAAGATCATACCCGAATTGATTTTAGTTTATTGAAAAGATATACCGATGAATTTCAATCCCATGAAAATACTGCCTTTGTCAGAACTGATTATTTTGATGACTACCTATACTTCAAAATGACTAACTCTGATAAGAGATTGGATTTTCACTCTTTTAAAAAATATGATTATTTTACTCTATCAAATACCAAACCATTGAAATATAAATTCAATTTTACCGAAGAGGATTCAGATGAAGAATCCTTGATATACTTATTATGGAATATTTTCATGCAGACAAGTTCAATAAATGATATTTCTGATTTTAAATTCAGGGCAGGTCAGCTGGCAATCATTGAGAATACCTGTTCCTTAACTGATACAATAGGATTACTTCCTACTGGAGGAGGGAAATCAGTTTGCTATCAACTTTCTGTAATTCTTCAACCCGCTGTTAGTATTATCATTAGTCCAATAAAATCATTGATGTATGATCAAGTTTATGACTTGAATGAATGTTATTTTGATAGGGTCAATCAGATAACCAGTGATGTTGATGCTGATGAGAGAGAAAATATTCAGGAATCTTTTTCCAAAGGAAAATACTTCTTTATATTAGTATCCCCTGAACGATTCCAGCAGAAAGGTTTTAGAGACTATATAAGTCTTATTAATACGACTTCTCACTGGGCTTATACTGTTGTAGATGAAGCTCATTGTATCTCAGAATGGGGTCATGATTTCAGACTATCTTATCTAAACCTAGCGAATACCATCAGAAATAGATGCAACAATGCAATCTTTCTTGGATTAACTGCTACGGCATCATTAAATGTACTTAAAGATATTCGTATTGAATTTGAGATTGAAGAAAATAATATTATTACGCCTCATTCATACACTAGAGATGAACTGGATTTTAAAATTATTGATGATAAGAGTAATAAGTGGAATTCATTAACAAAACTTCTTGAATCATATCAATCTGAAAAAAAAATGATCAAGAATGGTCTAATTTTTACACGGACAGTTAACGGTCCAACAGGGTGTTTTTCAATATCAGACAAACTCAAGAACTATTTAAAAATTGAAGTACCCTATTTCTCAGGGTCAGTGCCAAAAGTTAAAAAAAAGAAAGTCATGAATAATGATGAGTTCAACAAATATAAAAGAGCTGTTCAATTAAAATATAAGAAGAACCAAGTTCCACTCATTGTTGCTACAAAAGCATTCGGTATGGGTGTGAATAAAAAGAATATTCATTTCACAGTTCACTATGGATTACCTTCATCATTAGAAGCCTTATACCAGGAAGGTGGTCGAGCTGGTCGAGACAAAGAACAATTCATTCATGAGAAAGCTCATTGTACTGTACTTCTTTCAAAACCATCCCAGGAACCACAGAAGATATGGCGAAAAAATATGAACCTTGAAAAGTTAAAAGATATGCGAGATGAAAATGAAAATGCATTAGGGGATTTGAGTACATCACTGTACCTGTTAACAAGTAATCTAGAAAAAATAGATTCAGAAAGTAAATCAATTATGGAATTAATCGACATTCTAAAAAAACAGAACCCAGGCGCAGTTACTATTAACGGCAAATCATTTAAGTCTATTTCATCTCAGAGGGAATCTATTGAACGTCTGATATTCAGGGTATGTCAGTTAGGGATTATTGATGATTGGACCATTACTTCTTATTCTGGTGCCGGTATTTTTGAGGTCAATTACCTATTATACGACATCAGTACAATTAAAAGAAATCTACTAAATCTAATTCTAAAATATGAAAATGAAAATTTTTATGAAACGTTGTTATTCAATCAACCAATATCAAAATCAGAACTCTCTGATGATTATGTTATTTACCACAACATAATGAATCAACAAGGAATAGATGAGATTGAAAAAGTAGTTCGTTTTCTACTCCAATGGATATATAACCATTTTGTTTACAATAGGATTCAGTCTCTAAAAACGGTCTATGAGAGTTGCAGTGAATTCACTCAAAATAAAATTGACGCAGATGGTTTTAAGAAGCAAATGGAAAATTATTTCAAGTTTACTCATAACAGCACTACTCTCCAAGCCATAGCTAATAACCCAAATGAGTATGCTCTCTGGTTTGATGTTTTTTATAAAATTGAAGACAATAAGAAAATATCAGAACTTATTAACGAAGAGCAAATAGATGAATTGAAATCAAGTATTAGTAGATTTTTAGAAAGTTACTCTAGCAATACAGGATTAAATTTTATAAGTGGTCTTATACGTCTGATGCAAAATGATTTTGATGACAGGGATGGAAAACAACGATTAGACTCTTCATTTAGGAAAATTTACTCTTATTCAAGTGAAACTAGAATATGTCTTTTAAAAAACTTAATTTCGATTAATAGCCTGTTTAATAATCAAAATAGAGATATTTATATTGGAGTACTTATGGAAAACTTCTTTGATATAAAATCTCTTAAACTAATGGCAGAAGTACTTGATGATCCAAAAATAACTATAGAAGTATTAAAACTTGAAAATAATCGCTTAAAAAAAATCGAGGAGTCATTTTATGAAAGATTCATCAAAACTTGAAGAGTTGGACAAGACTATTTCAGAACTGGAATCTCAAACTCAAAAACTTATATCATTCTCTGAAGCGTATGAAAAAATATCCGAAATCAAAGAAGATATTCAAATAGCATTTGAAAAAGCAGATGAACAGAATAGCTTCATTCATGAACTGTCTGATAGATTTAATTCAACTATTAAAAATCTTAAAGAGTTCAATTTAGAAATGGACAATAACATCAGAACACGTCTTGATATTAATAAATCTGATCTACAATTAGAAATAAGAAATCTAGGAGAATCGCAGAATAAACAGAATAAAAAGCTATTATTTTCTATGAAAGAAGAATTGTCAAAACAAAACAGAAAACTGAACATAACTCAGATTTTGATAATTATATTAATACTATGTAATGGAGCTGTAATCGCAAATATGTTCCTTTAATTATTCATATAATATTTATTCAGGGAACTGATTATAGATGTTCATAACTTGAGATCAATCTCAAGAAATATCAATTATCTATAAGTTTCTTTTTAACTATACTTCTGAATTAGTATTTCAATGATTTTTTCAATCTACTCAAGTTCCAATTCTCCGATATAGTACTGTAAAGTAGATACTTCATAAAAGAATCGGTTCCTCTGTACATGCCTCTTGGAGTAATTTTTTTTATATTTCTGTACATAAGACTTCATCTCTTTTTCAATTAAAGATTTACTCTTTAGAATCACGACATGCTCATCACTATCAACCTTAATACGCTTCCCATTGATATCAAATGAATAATATTCAGAATCGGTGATAAGAACAGACTTTGAATAGTCTATTCCACGAAATTCTCCTGGGAGATCTCCTTCTTTTGTTTTAAGAGCATGTGTGTCCTTTCTATCTTTGATATGGGTTCGGAAAGGAATTGCAAATTCTGATCCACCGATTTTTACTCTAATCATGATATATGGACGGTCTGTTTTTTGAAGAAACTCCGGATATTTATCACAAGGATGATCATCAAAAAATTTTTTAGTGAGGGATATATAGTCCATGAAGGTATTCCTAATTACAAAAAAATAAGCCCCTGTTACCAGGGGCCTTAGGTCATCTAAGTGGACTTTCTTTTTTTACCATGCTCGTAGCCCTCCGAGCAGAACTTCAAGTTGAGTTTTCTTTATTTACCATGCTCGTAACCCTCCGAGCAGAACTTCTATATTTATTATCGTAAATATATCTATATTAGTCAAATGTATTTTGTCCAATCGAATGTATTTTATGAATATTAATTAGTAATCTATCAGTAATACAGTATTAAGAAATATAGTTATCTCGTTACTGTATAGCAGTTTAAATAGAACCTCAACCATATTAAATTTTTAATATTCTAAATATTGGACAAATCTATTCTTTCATTAATAGTGAAAACTCAAATTAAAGTTGTGAGAATGTCTCTATCAATTGATAGGGCTATACTTCCTACTCCACAATAGCCTTCAACAATGCATCTCTCGCATCAGAGTAAAACTGAATATCAACCTTTGTTGCCATATCATCGGATAGATCTATTAATTGGCGACGGCAAGCCACTGGTATCAAGACTGCTGTTGCTCCTTTCTCTACCCCTATTTCAACAATAGATACTGGATTGTGTAATGGCTCAATTGATCCACCAAGGTTAATCTCACCGACAATAATCAAACCACCCCGCACACTCTTTTTGAGTAAACTGGTGGAGAGTGCGATGAGAGATGCAACTCCTACTTTTGCACCGGATTTAGCAGCATCAAATGCTCTTAACTGTACGGTGAATTCATGATGTCTTGGATCTTTATCTCCTACAAGTTGAGCACTTCTGGAATAGAGATTTTGCTCAGCGAATCCCATACTTTCTTTAAATGCGGGAGGTACAGGCTTATTCAATATTTTTACTCCAGAACCAGGACCTTCGTTAACTTCTATACGATATAACCCTGGATGCTCATCCTGACCACCTGGACTAATAGCCCAAACTTGACCAGGTTCTAAGGGATCGCCTCCAATACTATTTTCACTCTGTAACTCAGGAGTCGAAACAAATTTCTCAACACCTTCGTCTTCAAAAGTATAACTGAAATGAGTATTTCGGAACTCTGCAGCACCAATTCGCTTTTGCTGTTCTTTTACCCTTCTTCTTGCTTCAAGAGCTAAACGAACAGCCCATTCAATATCTTCTTTGGAAACTTCTGAGCTATCTACGGGATAGAGTAATTTGAGAAGACCACTTACAGTCTTATTCACCGCATTGGTATCTCTTCCAGACAGAGATCCACCATAGAAAACGACATTCTGAAGATGGGCTAGTCGGCTTTGATTTCTTAATTGACTCCAACACTCAGAGAGGAAATCACTTACCAGACCAAAATGATCTGTCAATATTTCCTTAGATATCTTTGGAATATCCCAGCCTGGTAGAAAACTATGAATTCTATCCATAAATGCAGTATCGTCTTTCATCTCCGGTGGCATAGGACCAAATAAGTGGCCTATACGCTGTTGATGCTCCACATCTACTTCAAAATTCCCTACAAGTACGATGCTTCCATCTGCCCGGATATTTTCTTTTCCTCGGCTGAACTCTCCTGATTCCATATAGCCTTTCATTATATTGACGCCATCTTTTTGATCAAAGGAGATACCGGAAACTTCATCAAAGCAAACTACATCGTACTGGCATACCAATCCCCGTTGACCGCTACTATTGTTCACAAACATTTTCGCTACAGTTGCTTTACCACCGGATATCAAATGAGAATAGGGGGATATTTGTTGAAACAAATGACTTTTACCAGTTCCACGAGGCCCTAATTCAACCAGGTTATAATTTCGTTCTACAAAGGGAACCATTCTTAAAAGCATAGCATTTATTTGACGTTCAGAGAGTTCATTAGGTTCAATTCCAATAGATCTTAATAAAAAGAGTTTCCATTCTGCAGTTGTAAAGGCATTCCGAGCTTCCCCAAGAGAATTGAGAACGTCACGGCTTGACAACTGGATTTCCCGAATAGCATCAATCCCAAAGGGTCTCCCCCCTTTTTCCTGAGCAATTACAGAGTCATAGCTAATAGTGATTTCTGCATAGAAACCACCTGTGAGCATACGTTCATGTCGGTTAATTAAATCACCTTCA
This is a stretch of genomic DNA from Oceanispirochaeta sp. M1. It encodes these proteins:
- a CDS encoding RecQ family ATP-dependent DNA helicase, yielding MKKYTANYTNTNHNFVLMFTGGERTQSKTLPAIYILKNILQRGTPTLMSSFLQKDIGSLHKSDTFSDGYPLISNDVPQWQRIIRGDQKNNYYPANEFFYEIIPEYLSDYKFIQQLILPEVSINEITQVNNYEFNNQQVDFYLPQAFLIIEIDGSQHKNEKLKDLERDTYTSKYGIETVRITTEDLQNKTAQFVQSMDQIKTRIETVMIKQDERKGEDKDAQQFTIRSYKEAFEKGYNVNNKYYLATAVIRFQILILELLEYDKLNLNQKMWNLEIREHDIENFEELAINDLFLWFKHILRLHKIPFDEPEVRIIRINENKHFSQSKDHTRIDFSLLKRYTDEFQSHENTAFVRTDYFDDYLYFKMTNSDKRLDFHSFKKYDYFTLSNTKPLKYKFNFTEEDSDEESLIYLLWNIFMQTSSINDISDFKFRAGQLAIIENTCSLTDTIGLLPTGGGKSVCYQLSVILQPAVSIIISPIKSLMYDQVYDLNECYFDRVNQITSDVDADERENIQESFSKGKYFFILVSPERFQQKGFRDYISLINTTSHWAYTVVDEAHCISEWGHDFRLSYLNLANTIRNRCNNAIFLGLTATASLNVLKDIRIEFEIEENNIITPHSYTRDELDFKIIDDKSNKWNSLTKLLESYQSEKKMIKNGLIFTRTVNGPTGCFSISDKLKNYLKIEVPYFSGSVPKVKKKKVMNNDEFNKYKRAVQLKYKKNQVPLIVATKAFGMGVNKKNIHFTVHYGLPSSLEALYQEGGRAGRDKEQFIHEKAHCTVLLSKPSQEPQKIWRKNMNLEKLKDMRDENENALGDLSTSLYLLTSNLEKIDSESKSIMELIDILKKQNPGAVTINGKSFKSISSQRESIERLIFRVCQLGIIDDWTITSYSGAGIFEVNYLLYDISTIKRNLLNLILKYENENFYETLLFNQPISKSELSDDYVIYHNIMNQQGIDEIEKVVRFLLQWIYNHFVYNRIQSLKTVYESCSEFTQNKIDADGFKKQMENYFKFTHNSTTLQAIANNPNEYALWFDVFYKIEDNKKISELINEEQIDELKSSISRFLESYSSNTGLNFISGLIRLMQNDFDDRDGKQRLDSSFRKIYSYSSETRICLLKNLISINSLFNNQNRDIYIGVLMENFFDIKSLKLMAEVLDDPKITIEVLKLENNRLKKIEESFYERFIKT
- the tenpIN gene encoding type III toxin-antitoxin system TenpIN family toxin; protein product: MDYISLTKKFFDDHPCDKYPEFLQKTDRPYIMIRVKIGGSEFAIPFRTHIKDRKDTHALKTKEGDLPGEFRGIDYSKSVLITDSEYYSFDINGKRIKVDSDEHVVILKSKSLIEKEMKSYVQKYKKNYSKRHVQRNRFFYEVSTLQYYIGELELE
- the brxL gene encoding protease Lon-related BREX system protein BrxL, translating into MVIDNLDRIAADALDGYLVRKDLVRKFSRQFPVPTYVVEFLLGRYCASTDEDEIAEGLEIVQRQLQDRSVRAGEEELFKSRAKEKGHVKIIDIITARLDAKSDCYLAAIPSLRLNDARIEGDLINRHERMLTGGFYAEITISYDSVIAQEKGGRPFGIDAIREIQLSSRDVLNSLGEARNAFTTAEWKLFLLRSIGIEPNELSERQINAMLLRMVPFVERNYNLVELGPRGTGKSHLFQQISPYSHLISGGKATVAKMFVNNSSGQRGLVCQYDVVCFDEVSGISFDQKDGVNIMKGYMESGEFSRGKENIRADGSIVLVGNFEVDVEHQQRIGHLFGPMPPEMKDDTAFMDRIHSFLPGWDIPKISKEILTDHFGLVSDFLSECWSQLRNQSRLAHLQNVVFYGGSLSGRDTNAVNKTVSGLLKLLYPVDSSEVSKEDIEWAVRLALEARRRVKEQQKRIGAAEFRNTHFSYTFEDEGVEKFVSTPELQSENSIGGDPLEPGQVWAISPGGQDEHPGLYRIEVNEGPGSGVKILNKPVPPAFKESMGFAEQNLYSRSAQLVGDKDPRHHEFTVQLRAFDAAKSGAKVGVASLIALSTSLLKKSVRGGLIIVGEINLGGSIEPLHNPVSIVEIGVEKGATAVLIPVACRRQLIDLSDDMATKVDIQFYSDARDALLKAIVE